ACGCGCCAACGCAAGAAACGCGTCGAACTGTTGATACGGTTGGATCTCCCGGTTGAGGCTACGGATCAGGCGAGTTTCGCTCACCTGTTCCCCTGCCGGGTTCAAGCCGCGAATCAGCGTGGTATACAAGCCATCCTGCTGATTCAGCGAGTCTTTTACTTCCCGGTTACGCGGCCGCACCACCACCACACCGGCATCGGTGCCCTGATGTTCGTTTAGCCAGTCGAGCTGCCAGTCAATAAAGGCACGCAGAAAATTCCCCTCACCAAACTGAATCACGCGATCGGTATAGCGAGCGCCGGGAAAATCGTGACGGTTTAGCCGCTGCATCATCAGGCTCCTAACTCAATGCCGAAGTAATCACGCGCATTGTTGAAACAGATGTTTTGTACCATCTGTCCCAGTAGCGCTTCGTCGGCAGGCGCTTCGCCACGCTCCACCCAATTGCCGATCATCTGACACAGCAGGCGACGGAAATATTCGTGACGGGTATAGGACAGGAAGCTGCGGCTGTCGGTGAGCATGCCAACAAAACGGCTAAGCAGGCCAATCTGCGCCAGTTGTGTCATCTGACGCTGCATACCATCGAGCTGATCGTTGAACCACCATGCCGAACCAAACTGCATCTTGCCGGGTTCGCCTTCACCCTGGAAATTCCCGGCCATGGTCGCCAGCACTTCGTTATCACGTGGGTTGAGGCAATAGAGGATGGTTTTGGGTAACCCGCTCTGGCGGTTTTGCGCATCCAACAGGCGTGCCAGTGGGATCGCCAGCGGTGCATCGTTAATGGAGTCGAACCCCGTATCGGGTCCCAGCAGCTCAAAGTGGTGGCGATTGGCGTTACGCAGCGCACCAATGTGGTACTGCTGCGCCCAACCGCGCCGGGCATATTCGCTACCCAGCCACACCAGTACCGCCGTTTTAAACTGCGCGGTCTCTTCGTTGGACGGCGCAGTGCCTTGCAAGCGACGCGTCAGAATGCCATCCAGCGTTGCTTCATCGGCTTCGGCATACACCACCACATCCAGCGCGTGGTCGGAAATCTTGCAGCCGTGCGCAGCAAAGTGATCAAGACGTTTGCTTAAGGCACGACGCAGATCGTCAAAACGCTGTACGCTGACATCGGCAACTTGCTCCAGCTTGTGAATCCACGGCAGGAAGGTTTCCAGCTCGATATTGAAGGCTTTATCCGGACGCCAGCTGGGCAGCACTTTGACGCTGAAGCTGTCATCCTGTGCCAGCGCGCGATGATGCTGTAAATCGTCCAGCGGATCATCGGTGGTGCCGACCATTTTCACCTTCATCTGCTGCATGATGCCGCGCGCGGTGAAGGCATCCTGCGCCAATAAGGCATTGCAGCGATCCCAGATAGCGTCTGCCGTTTGCTCAGACAGCAGTACATCGGTAATGCCAAACGGGCGGCGCAGTTCGAGGTGTGTCCAGTGATACAAAGGGTTACCAATGGTGTGCGGCACGGTGCGCGCCCAAGCATTAAATTTCTCACGATCGCTGGCGGCACCGGTACAGAGCGCTTCCGGTACACCATTGGCACGCATCGCTCGCCATTTATAGTGATCGCCTTTCAGCCAGATGTCATAGAGGTTGGTAAAGCGGTAATTTTCGGCAATCTGCTGTGGTGGCAGATGACAGTGATAATCGAAAATCGGTTGGTCTTTGGCGTAGTCATGATAAAGACGACGCGCAAATTCGCTTTCCAGTAAAAAATCCTCACTCATAAAACGCGACATACCTGCTTCCTCATTTTTGTAGCCTGTTGGCTAATGACACAAAGTTATCATACCAATTTCGCCATCCGGCAAAATTCTTTGCGATACACCTCACATTAATGACAGCTTTTTAGTGTGGATATGGACAAAAAACGCACACAAACGCAGCTAACTTGCTGTTATTACGTTGAACAACAGTATCACACACGTATTTAAGGGTTTTTGTGATAGCTCTCAACTTTTAAAGTTGTATAACAAGTTAACCTCTCGCTCCATTGATGCCACACCGATGGCACAGGCAAGGAAATAAAGGCGCGCTTTCAGCGCCTGCGGGCGTGAAGAGAGTTGTCTCACGTGCAGTCCCGCTCCAGATAACAACAGCGGCAGCGCCGCAACGACAAACTGGAAGAGGTTAATGATGCGTAAGATCAAAGGGCTACGCTGGTACATGATTGGGCTGGTGACGATGGGCACCGTGCTGGGCTACCTGACGCGTAATACCATTGCCGTAGCAGCACCCACGCTGGCGACCCAGCTTCACATCACCACCCAGCAATATTCATATATCGTCGCCGCTTATTCGGCTTGTTACACCGTGATGCAGCCGGTTGCCGGTTACGTGCTGGACATGTTGGGCACCAAAGTGGGCTATGCGGTGTTTGCCGTGCTCTGGGCTATCTTCTGTGCCGCTACCGCGCTGGCGGGGAGCTGGGGCGGCTTTGCGCTGGCACGTGGTGCGGTCGGTGCCGCCGAAGCGGCAATGATCCCGGCGGGATTAAAAGCCAGCAGCGAGTGGTTCCCGGCGAA
The DNA window shown above is from Pantoea sp. At-9b and carries:
- the uxaC gene encoding glucuronate isomerase, with amino-acid sequence MSRFMSEDFLLESEFARRLYHDYAKDQPIFDYHCHLPPQQIAENYRFTNLYDIWLKGDHYKWRAMRANGVPEALCTGAASDREKFNAWARTVPHTIGNPLYHWTHLELRRPFGITDVLLSEQTADAIWDRCNALLAQDAFTARGIMQQMKVKMVGTTDDPLDDLQHHRALAQDDSFSVKVLPSWRPDKAFNIELETFLPWIHKLEQVADVSVQRFDDLRRALSKRLDHFAAHGCKISDHALDVVVYAEADEATLDGILTRRLQGTAPSNEETAQFKTAVLVWLGSEYARRGWAQQYHIGALRNANRHHFELLGPDTGFDSINDAPLAIPLARLLDAQNRQSGLPKTILYCLNPRDNEVLATMAGNFQGEGEPGKMQFGSAWWFNDQLDGMQRQMTQLAQIGLLSRFVGMLTDSRSFLSYTRHEYFRRLLCQMIGNWVERGEAPADEALLGQMVQNICFNNARDYFGIELGA